The following are from one region of the Heliangelus exortis chromosome 2, bHelExo1.hap1, whole genome shotgun sequence genome:
- the CYB5A gene encoding cytochrome b5 isoform X1 — MRGGGARPAFAGRGGGTESRRPSPRPAATAWLGSLTPPLKGISLHQWGAVREGAEGTGGAETGGDWLETGLQWERGYRRWGAGGAVAVGGVVLCGRGNGGLQRDRRRVVAGPLLPAGRGAEAQQQPEHLDHLAQPHLRCHQVSGRGGRRSRRGVRGRATGVLRVPELPRESAGAPPLCAGHPGGEEVLREQAGGDATENFEDVGHSSDARTLSESFIIGELHPDDRGKLQKPTETLITTVQSSSSSWSNWVIPAIAAIIVALMYRSYMAE, encoded by the exons ATGCGAGGAGGTGGTGCCCGCCCTGCCTTCGCAGGGAGAGGGGGCGGGACAGAAAGTCGCCGACCCAGCCCCCGCCCGGCCGCTACTGCCTGGCTCGGCAGCCTGACGCCTCCTTTGAAAGGCATTTCCCTCCACCAGTGGGGAGCCGTCAGGGAAGGGGCGGAGGGAACGGGAGGGGCGGAGACGGGCGGCGATTGGCTTGAGACGGGGCTGCAGTGGGAGCGGGGCTATAGGCGGTGGGGAGCCGGCGGGGCTGTAGCTGTCGGAGGAGTTGTGTTGTGCGGTCGGGGAAATGGTGGGCTCCAGCGAGACCGGCGGCGAGTCGTGGCGGGGCCGCTACTACCGGCTGGAAGAGGTGCAGAAGCACAACAACAGCCAGAGCACCTGGATCATCTTGCACAACCGCATCTACGATGTCACCAAGTTTCTGGACGAGGTGGGCGAAGAAGCAGGCGGGGAGTCCGCGGCCGCGCTACCGGGGTTTTGCGGGTACCAGAGCTTCCCCGGGAGAGTGCAGGGGCTCCCCCGCTGTGCGCTGGG CATCCAGGTGGTGAGGAGGTCCTCAGGGAGCAAGCTGGGGGAGATGCTACTGAGAACTTTGAAGATGTTGGCCATTCCTCCGATGCAAGGACACTGTCAGAATCATTTATTATTGGGGAACTCCACCCG GATGATAGAGGAAAGCTTCAGAAACCAACA gagACTCTTATTACCACGGTTCAGTCTTCTTCCAG TTCATGGTCCAACTGGGTGATCCCGGCAATAGCAGCGATTATCGTGGCCCTGATGTATCGTTCCTACATGGCAGAGTAA
- the CYB5A gene encoding cytochrome b5 isoform X2 has translation MVGSSETGGESWRGRYYRLEEVQKHNNSQSTWIILHNRIYDVTKFLDEHPGGEEVLREQAGGDATENFEDVGHSSDARTLSESFIIGELHPDDRGKLQKPTETLITTVQSSSSSWSNWVIPAIAAIIVALMYRSYMAE, from the exons ATGGTGGGCTCCAGCGAGACCGGCGGCGAGTCGTGGCGGGGCCGCTACTACCGGCTGGAAGAGGTGCAGAAGCACAACAACAGCCAGAGCACCTGGATCATCTTGCACAACCGCATCTACGATGTCACCAAGTTTCTGGACGAG CATCCAGGTGGTGAGGAGGTCCTCAGGGAGCAAGCTGGGGGAGATGCTACTGAGAACTTTGAAGATGTTGGCCATTCCTCCGATGCAAGGACACTGTCAGAATCATTTATTATTGGGGAACTCCACCCG GATGATAGAGGAAAGCTTCAGAAACCAACA gagACTCTTATTACCACGGTTCAGTCTTCTTCCAG TTCATGGTCCAACTGGGTGATCCCGGCAATAGCAGCGATTATCGTGGCCCTGATGTATCGTTCCTACATGGCAGAGTAA